GCATCCGGCTGTTCATGAATTTCTTTCAGCATGAAATGTTCATAGCCTCCCTTTTCAGCCATATCAGGAGTCCATTCAATTATATTTATTTCTTTTTTAAGCTCATTTCCCTCAGAATCTTTTACAGTGATTCCTTCTTTGTTTAAAATTACCATTTCGTTATCTTCAAGATATATAACTTTATTTGTATGTTTTAATATGGCAGGAGCGTCTGAAGCTATGAAATACTCATTTTCACCTTTTCCAACAATGAGGGGACTTTCCTTTCGCAGCCCTATAACTTTATCTGGTTCATCACAAGATACAACAGCTATAGCATATGATCCTTTAAGATTTTCAACCGCAAGCCTTATTGAAGCTTCTAAATCATTTCCCATACTCATATGCCTTTCAATGAGGTGAGGAATAATCTCAGTATCTGTTTCAGATTTAAAAACATGACCTTCATCTATAAGATGGTCTTTCAGTTCTTTATAATTTTCAATTATTCCATTATGCACTACTGCTATCATATTTTTGCAATCTGTATGTGGATGGGCATTTTCTTTTGTTGGAATTCCATGAGTTGCCCATCTTACATGGGCTATCCCCATAATTCCTGGAAGATCAGTTAATCCTAAATTATCCTGAACATCATCAATTTTTCCTTTATCCTTTTTTATTTTTATCTCGTTTTCTACGGTTGCAATACCTACAGAATCGTATCCTCTGTATTCTAACTTTTTTACGCATTCTAGAAGTACAGGGGCAGCGTTTTTATTGTTTAATATACAGCCTATTATCCCACACATAGTTTTCACCGAATGGTGTTTCAATTAATCCACTATTTTATCTTTCATTTAATATATAATCATAAAATTACAATATCACTAATTGTAGTTCATATCTATATAAGTATTTGACACTAAATATATGGAACGGAGTTAAATATGAATATCAAAATTGGAAATTTAATATACCAAGGAAAAGCAAAGGGCATATATGAAACAGATGACCCTAAAAAAGTTGTAGTCGAATTTAGAGATGATATTACTGCAGGTGACGGAGCTAAAAAAGATAAAATCAGTACAAAAGGTTTTTGGAATTCGATAATCTCCGCAAAATTCTTTGAAGTCCTTGAAAATGCAGGAATAAAAACCCAATACATTGATCTCATTAAACCGGGCTGTATGCTTTCATGGAAACTTGAAATGATTCCTCTTGAAGTAATAACCCGAAATATAGCTGCTGGAAGTTTGCTTCGAAGATATCCCTTCCAACCAAAACAGACATTTGATCCTCCAATTATACAAATAGATTATAAAAGCGATGAATATGGAGATCCTATGTTAAATACGGATATAGCTATCGCTCTTGACCTTATTGATGAAGAAAAACTTAAAATAATAAAAGGAACATCCTTAAAAATTAATAAAACACTGAAAGATTTCCTGGAATCCAAAGGATTGCTATTTCCTGATTTTAAAATTGAATATGGATATGATATGGATGGAAATATAATTTTAGGCGACGAAATAAGTCCAGATACATGTAGATTCTGGGACAGTGAAACCTGTGACGTTCTTGACAAAGATCTATTCAGACAGGGAGAATCAGGTGTAATCGAAGCCTACAAAAGAGTTGCTTCAATAATACTTGATGATGAAGACAAAAAAAGATGGAATATTGAATTATAAAAATTAATAAGTACAAAAAACTATCTATAAATAATAACTGTTTTCATTCTTTAAATTGTTATTTTAGGGTGATTAAATGAAATACGATGCAGAAGTAAAAATAAGCCTAAAAAAAGGCATGTTAAATCCAGAAGCTTCCACAATTCAAAGAGCACTTGCTCTTTTAGGATATGAAGTTGAAGATACAGATACAATTGAGATTATCAAATTTACAATTAATGAAAAAGATGAAAAACTTGCAAGGGAAGAAGTAGATGATATGTGTCAAAGACTTCTTTGTAACCCTGTAATACATGATTATGAGATTAAAATAACTCAAAAATCATAATTCATCAATAATATTCAAAGAGGAAAAATAATGAAAGTCGGAATCATACGATTTCCAGGTTCAAACTGTGACCGGGATGTATTTCATGCTTTAACAATTGCTGGTGGCGAACCAGAGTATATATGGTGGAATAAACGGGATTTATCTGATTTTGATGCTATTGTTATTCCTGGGGGCTTTTCTTACGGTGACTATTTACGGGCTGGAGCAATAGCCAGTATAACTCCTGTTATAGATGGGATAAAAGAAATAGTTAAAGAAGAAAAACCAGTTCTTGGAATCTGTAACGGTGCTCAAATACTTGGAGAAATAGGATTAGTGCCGGGAGTGTTTACAAATAACAAAGATGCCAAATTCATTTGTAAAGATGTGGAATTAAAGGTTAAATCAACACGAACACCTTTTACAAGTATGTATAAAAAGAATGAAATCATTAAAATGCCCATAGCTCATGCTGAAGGCAGATACTACACTGAAGAAATTGAAAAACTTCATGATAATGACCAGATTGTGCTTCAATTTGAAGGAGAAAATCCCAATGGATCTATGGAAGCTGTAACTGGAATTTGTAATGAAAATGGGCTTGTATGTGCTGTAATGCCTCACCCTGAAAGGGCATCGGAGGCAGTATTAGGTTCAGATGATGGTCTAAACTTCTTTAAAGGAATTGTAAACTACATACTTCATTAATTTGCAAAATAATGAGTTTTATCATTTATTTTAAATAAAAACAGTAAAATAATTTTTTTAAATTAAAAATTAAGCGGTGAATACATGGTAGTCTATTTAGTTGGTGCAGGACCGGGAGATCCTGAATTAATAACACTTAAAGCCATAAATGCATTAAAAAAAGCAGAAGTTGTGCTCTACGACAAACTTGCAAATGAAGAAATTTTAGAATATGCAGAAAATGCAAAACTTGTATATGTAGGTAAACAGGCAGGTCAACACTACAAAACTCAAGATGAAATTAATA
This portion of the Methanobacterium sp. genome encodes:
- a CDS encoding phosphoribosylaminoimidazolesuccinocarboxamide synthase yields the protein MNIKIGNLIYQGKAKGIYETDDPKKVVVEFRDDITAGDGAKKDKISTKGFWNSIISAKFFEVLENAGIKTQYIDLIKPGCMLSWKLEMIPLEVITRNIAAGSLLRRYPFQPKQTFDPPIIQIDYKSDEYGDPMLNTDIAIALDLIDEEKLKIIKGTSLKINKTLKDFLESKGLLFPDFKIEYGYDMDGNIILGDEISPDTCRFWDSETCDVLDKDLFRQGESGVIEAYKRVASIILDDEDKKRWNIEL
- the purS gene encoding phosphoribosylformylglycinamidine synthase subunit PurS, which encodes MKYDAEVKISLKKGMLNPEASTIQRALALLGYEVEDTDTIEIIKFTINEKDEKLAREEVDDMCQRLLCNPVIHDYEIKITQKS
- the purQ gene encoding phosphoribosylformylglycinamidine synthase subunit PurQ, yielding MKVGIIRFPGSNCDRDVFHALTIAGGEPEYIWWNKRDLSDFDAIVIPGGFSYGDYLRAGAIASITPVIDGIKEIVKEEKPVLGICNGAQILGEIGLVPGVFTNNKDAKFICKDVELKVKSTRTPFTSMYKKNEIIKMPIAHAEGRYYTEEIEKLHDNDQIVLQFEGENPNGSMEAVTGICNENGLVCAVMPHPERASEAVLGSDDGLNFFKGIVNYILH